In Anas platyrhynchos isolate ZD024472 breed Pekin duck chromosome 7, IASCAAS_PekinDuck_T2T, whole genome shotgun sequence, one genomic interval encodes:
- the GALNT3 gene encoding polypeptide N-acetylgalactosaminyltransferase 3 isoform X3, with protein sequence MALKKMPKLFKKLFFHWRLWKFSIIVFFFLVFLFLLQREVGVQDFKDEGGIEPIVRKKSHVLGLVLNAMNNINGAKPKMQIKAPVRQTKVPGERHCLPGHYTATELKPFLDRPLQDPNAPGASGKAFKTINLNSEEQKEKDRGEEKHCFNAFASDRISLHRDLGPDTRPPECIEQKFKRCPPLPTTSVIIVFHNEAWSTLLRTVHSVMYTSPAILLKEIILVDDASVDEYLHDKLDEYVKQFQIVKVVRQKERKGLITARLLGASVATGETLTFLDAHCECFYGWLEPLLARIAENSVAVVSPDIASIDLNTFEFSKPSPYGHNHNRGNFDWSLSFGWESLPKHENKRRKDETYPIRTPTFAGGLFSISKDYFEHIGSYDEEMEIWGGENIEMSFRVWQCGGQLEIMPCSVVGHVFRSKSPHTFPKGTQVITRNQVRLAEVWMDEYKEIFYRRNTEAAKIVKQKTFGDISKRLVLRQRLQCKNFTWYLNNVYPEAYVPDLNPLFSGYLKNIGNHMCLDVGENNHGGKPLIMYSCHGLGGNQDSHCQGRC encoded by the exons ATGGCTTTGAAAAAAATGCCTAAACTattcaaaaaattattttttcactggAGACTTTGGAAATTTAGCattattgtgtttttctttctggtatttttatttttattacaaagagAAGTGGGTGTTCAAGATTTTAAAGATGAAGGAGGGATTGAGCCAATTGTCAGAAAGAAAAGTCATGTATTAGGTCTTGTGCTAAATGCTATGAACAATATCAATGGTGCAAAGCCAAAAATGCAGATAAAAGCACCTGTTCGGCAAACTAAAGTTCCTGGAGAGAGACACTGTTTGCCAGGACACTATACTGCAACGGAACTAAAACCCTTTCTAGATCGACCTCTTCAAGATCCTAATGCTCCTGGAGCTTCTGGTAAAGCATTTAAAACCATCAACTTAAAttcagaagagcagaaagaaaaagaccgtggagaagaaaaacactgttttaatGCATTTGCGAGCGATAGGATTTCGTTACACAGAGATCTTGGACCAGACACTCGACCTCCTGA ATGTATCGAACAAAAGTTTAAGCGTTGCCCACCATTGCCAACCACAAGTGTTATAATAGTTTTTCATAATGAAGCGTGGTCCACTCTGCTCAGAACTGTTCACAGCGTGATGTATACGTCTCCGGCCATATTGCTAAAGGAAATTATATTGGTGGATGATGCCAGTGTGGATG AATACTTGCATGATAAACTAGATGAATATGTGAAACAATTTCAAATCGTTAAAGTAGTCCGtcaaaaggagagaaaaggtcTAATCACTGCACGGTTGTTGGGAGCTTCGGTAGCAACAGGAGAGACCCTTACCTTTCTGGATGCTCACT GTGAATGCTTTTATGGCTGGTTGGAGCCACTATTGGCAAGAATAGCTGAGAACTCTGTTGCTGTCGTAAGCCCTGATATTGCTTCTATAGATCTCAACACTTTTGAATTCAGTAAACCATCTCCTTATGGGCATAACCACAACAGAGGAAATTTTGATTGGAGTTTGTCATTTGGATGGGAGTCTCTTCCTAAACAcgaaaataaaagaagaaaagatgaaactTACCCAATTAG AACACCTACTTTTGCTGGAGGTCTCTTTTCAATATCAAAAGACTACTTTGAACACATTGGAAGTTAtgatgaagaaatggaaatatgGGGAGGTGAAAATATAGAAATGTCTTTCAGA GTATGGCAATGTGGTGGACAGTTGGAGATCATGCCTTGCTCTGTTGTTGGCCATGTCTTTCGCAGCAAGAGTCCCCATACTTTTCCAAAAGGTACTCAAGTGATTACACGTAATCAAGTCCGCCTTGCAGAAGTCTGGATGGATGAATATAAAGAAATTTTTTACCGAAGAAACACAGAGGCAGCAAAAATTGTGAAACAA AAAACATTTGGAGACATCTCAAAAAGACTTGTCTTAAGGCAGCGTCTGCAGTGTAAAAATTTTACCTGGTATCTCAATAATGTTTATCCGGAAGCATATGTTCCAGACCTGAATCCTTTGTTTTCTGGATAT CTAAAAAACATAGGTAACCACATGTGTCTGGACGTTGGTGAAAATAACCATGGCGGCAAACCATTGATTATGTATTCTTGCCATGGACTTGGAGGAAATCAG GACTCACACTGTCAAGGAAGATGTTAA